The DNA sequence tttattaataaacctttttttaaactattactaatttcaattttaatagaaaatctgAGGAAATAATTTCGcttgccataaataatatactaaaacagttagtatattatcttctatctggttaattgaatttatcaatgatttttctgtgtaaatcgttattacccaatttttaataactacttaatatacaaaatttgaaattgaaaattgttattactaatttaattaactggttaattgagtaataattgtcaaattattaaggtacaaaatcattgatttactcaatagatttctatatattatttatatatcaagtaataaattgaaattatattatttacccaattaataatactattattaataattattttttgcattgatttttaaatcaattattaaataattatttttgttaagataattgtttataaattattttaaattatattttgttaagatataattatttagattattactcatgaCACGgatataatttcattttataccaattaatcaattataattatatgacacgggtgtaatttcaattttatccaccgattattggtaaataaattttattccaattataaataaaatctgtttttattggtaaataaattgtctttaggtcaacgatttaatatatgtgtaggttcatttttttgtcaaatataatgaaaatacaaataaagaaataaaggataaatataaacttaataatatctgacactactttattttattaaattatttaaaaatagtacatctacaaaaaataatcgtaatatatataaattgagacaatcatttaaaattctataattataatttaatcaaatactaatagtaaAACCAAATTATCTAAGTAatattgaacctattctagtccttagtcacgtatagtataaaattattcttgtaacgacaaccaattgaaataacatcgtaagtttcaatatttagaattcgtgcaaaatcaatccattctcttgttagataagcttcatcatccgctatccataCAATGCAGCAAGGTATAGAATTGCCACACCGAGAAACCAAACTAACTCTTATtcccctcaatggcattgcatgcatgcaaaagaaagctggtaatttctgaaaaaaaatcaaaatatattaaaaaattattctaataatgaacgacttaaactaagaaaatttaaatatattaccaatcgttgaaattgcatatctgaatttgtcacgaatttatcaaaactgaactgaaactgagggaattcaatttcattatatgctccacttcgaagatttttgggcagacgtaaaaagcatggaggggatggaacttgaacttgcccTATAAAGTTCCATGGAtgcaattcctcaatcaaaaatcgagctcctcctaagaaatctaactttaaccacattccattgggttggtcataataggcgagtagatccaaccatccttcggtaaagtagagactattgcctcttctttgaacgcttacatccatgtagttgaaacccgaatcagtgaagacaactcgatgaggtatttcatggatgtgatgcattgtaaatgattgtggcaaaagacaatcgaactggaacattagacgataagaataacttagagtaacaacaaataaaaaattatcaaaagaataatataatagaatgagtatatgaaaaatattataaaaaattataaattgtaccttaaaaggatcaacttcaataaaaaaacgaagaatacattcttattctatgaagtagtaaaaaaaaaacactaaatatacaattatgaattgactctcaaatttagattcatgtaccacagaaaaacactatatatagactttagtaaaacaaaaataaatatgtaaattacctattattaaggtaattttttaataatgcattaaatattgatttgatacgattataatgaatatatgttcctaaattagtataattatatattaatttcatcatatcacgggtaacaaagattttttattattagtattactattattgatattattattatcattaaaatgaataaaagtatttttaattgataattgataagtagtttaataatgcattaaatttttatttgatacaattataatgaagatatgtttctaaattaatataattatatattatttataaatattaaatacaaaataattatattaaagatattttttataaaataatttaaaaaaattatttgatatacgtgaatcgggtaacaaagatttattattattattattactattattgatattattattatcattaaaattattaaaagtatttttaattgataattgataagtagtttaatagtgcattaaatattgatttgatataattataatgaagatatgttgttaaattagtataattatatattattcatttagtattaattataatataattacaataaaataatttagaatagaaaaaaatttattcgttttggagggaaaacggaggCATGAGAGATTGACACGTCACCTTTAGTAGTTAGggaaaaacccagttttagtatattaagtagatagatattttttataatcattcaattaaatcattttttaataattatttatgtaattaatataaaaaataattatttttattaatataatgttACGTGATTAGATACACATATAAAATTATCTTacattaaatttaaattcttatcttatattttattaaaagttttgtttattactatatttttaaaaaaataataagatattaacatttttaatgtaaaaactaaaaagaaaggaATTTACTAGTGCTgattgaaaagtaaaaaaaaaaaaaatcagctagaatttctcttaatttttttactataattagTTAAACAATTTTTAGTTAAAAGATCTACAAACTTTAATGTATACCCTTTTTTTTATATCACTATGTTGACAACTGGTAACACACAACGGCACAGATAGTCAGATACATAtgaatatctaataaataaaataaaataggaaacatttcaagtgcaccggtactattttaatcgttgatctgaattataaaaaaatatataataaatattaattgaaatcaacgatTAAAATAACTGGTACACGAGTTCTCTCGATACACTTGAAATGTttccaataaaataatattaataaattgatTTATTACAATTTATGAGTTTTCTTTTTCTGGCACCATTTTCCCCTCATGTTCAAAATCCAGAATCCCCAACTAAATCATGTATCAGCCAGAAAACACAAATCAACAACAGATTCTGTCATCGGAAAAGAAGCCTGAGCCGCACGTGTTACATGCCACATATATAAAAACCACACATCCCAAAATCAAAAAACTTGTTCTTCCCTCTTACGTTGCTCCATTATTTGTAGTCCAAGGTTTGTTTTTGTAACACACCCTCTTCAAAGCTTTAATCTTTTGTTGCTGCTGTTGCTGTTGCTGCTTCAAGATGGAAGGTTTGACCTCCCTCAAGGTACCCTTTCAGGCCTTTTCATCATCTTCCAGACCTAGAAGTTGGATTACCTCAACCCAAGTGAATGTTTCTAGAAGAAACCCGTTTTTCACTTTCTCTGTCCGTGCTCaggtgattttttttattattaccataaattttatatcttttgttGGGGTTTTGTTGTGCATTGATATGGGTATCTCTTAATTTTGTGGGTATGTTGATTTTTcattttggatttgggttcaaTTGGTGTATGAATTGCAGAATCTTGTACTTATGAGGAATCCCAGTTGATTTTATCATGTGTTATTGTCTCTTAAGTTGGATTTCTTGTGGTTCACTGATTAGGATAAGTTTAGATTAGAACCATTGGAATAAATCAATTGCAACCACATGAATTTGACTAGTCCAAATGATGAAACTGATTGTAATAATTAGCCTTAATATGCTGTGAATGTTAATATGTGTTATAGAAGTAGAACTTGGGTTCAATTGGAATGCAGAGTGCAGAACACTTTTTTCAATTTTGGAGGAACCCTGATCAGTTTTTTTAATCATTTGTTTCTGTGGATGGTTTGATTAGGTGGAGTCTACTGAGGGTTCGGCTACAATTGCTGCAACCTCTGCTGAATCTGTGGTAGAGGCACTGAAAGTGAAGGAGTGGGAAGTGGGAATGTTCCAAGATGAAGTTGCTGCTAGCCAGGGTATCAGGATAAGGAGGAGACCACCAACAGGACCCCCTTTGCATTACGTAGGACCCTTCGAGTTCCGATTGCAGAATGAGGGCAATACGCCCCGTAACATTTTGGAAGAGATTGTGTGGAACAAGGATGTAGAAGTTTCACAGGTACTGATGGTTGATTTGCTTTATTCTCGGTTTTTCTGTATATATGTATATTCTGGAAAAAACTGCTTTAATGCTGAGTAATATTTGATTTTCAGCTTAAAGAAAGAAAACCCCTCATTTCTCTGAAGAAGGACCTTGAAAATGCTCCTCCTGTGCGGGATTTTATTGGTGCTTTGAGGGCGGCACATGAGCGAACTAGACTTCCGGGATTGATAGCTGAAGTGAAGAAGGCTTCACCAAGTAGAGGTGTCTTGAGAGAGAACTTTGATCCAGTAAgttcattttgtttttctgctaTTGTTTTTATTGCTAGAATTGTTATGTTTCTTGTTTCTTTGTAACAGCTTTGGACTTGTTACATCATAGGTGCTTGATTTGAGTCATGTTTGCAGTGATAGGTCTTAAATGATTTCATGCTGTATCAATTTCTTCATTCAAACATCTTAAGCTTTTTGCTTCCCTCATACACTATGAATTGTTCTTATCCCTTTGTCATGACCACCAAAATGAGTTGTTTCGTCCCTCATGATATATGCTCTTGATTGCTGATCTTATAGGTTGAAATTGCTCAAGCTTACGAGAGAGGTGGAGCGGCATGTCTAAGTGTTCTGACAGATCAAAAGTATTTTAAGGTAAACAACTAACTTGAAATTTGTTAGAAACTCTAtaatatttggtcaagtgagaaATTGGTCTTATTCCGATGCTAAATAAAAACTAATCCTGGTTTATTTATTCAGGGAAGCTTTGAAAACCTTGAGCTAATAAGAAAGGCTGGAGTAAAGGTTTGCTTTCTGAATTGCATTACTGTGGTTTCATGCTTTATGTAGGCCATGTTATTGACTCTTAAAAAAATTTGCAGTGTCCTTTGTTGTGCAAAGAGTTCATCATAGATGCATGGCAACTCTATTATGCTCGAATCAAAGGTGCAGATGCAGTGCTTTTAATtgctgctgttttgcctgatcTTGACATAAAATACATGATTAAGATATGCAAAATACTTGGACTGGCAGCACTTGTTGAGGTACCGGTTGTGTTTCTTTGTTTTGTTCCCTTAATTTCATATAACATCAAACACTAATGGAACCTTTTGTGATTTTACTGATATATGATGTTAATTTTGAATTCAATCATATTATATAGTGTAAACTTGTCTTTTATGTGGACCTGATATGAGTTGAGGTGTGAATAGTGCATATATACAAATTTAATTCATTAACGTAATGATTTCTTTCTTTAAGACAAGAATTTGATTGTTGTGTGGTATTTAGGCTGAAACCATGAATTGCTATAAAAGGTTTCATGAATGTGATACTCAATCTGTTTGGCATATTCTTGTTTGTTATTACCTCATAGTCATAGGTCAACTGTGCACCGAACGTTTTATTTCATGATGGCTCGGAGGAAAGAAACCTTCTCTTATTTTGAAAATCTTATGATTGGTTTCTTCTAGGTGCATGACGAGAAGGAATTCGATCGTGTTCTTGGCATAGAGGGGATTGAGCTTATTGGCATCAACAATCGGAATCTTGGTAGGCGTTATTATTTGTCTTTCATCCTTTTTGGTCAATTTGTGAATATATCTAAACTTTGAGGCTAGGATCATCAATGATTGATTTACCTTTATTGGCTTGCAGAAACATTCGAGGTGGATATTGCCAATACGAAGAAACTTCTCGAAGGAGAGCGAGGCAAGATAGTCCGTGAGAGAAACATAATTGTAAGTAGCCTTTTCTGTTAATTGCAGTTAAATTAAAGTGATGTTATCTGAATCTTCTTAACCCTGCTAATGGTTTTATGGCTTCTTCAGATGGTAGGAGAATCTGGTCTTTTCACACCAAATGATATTGCATATGTGCAAGAAGCAGGTGTTAAAGCTGTAAGTATTGCAAGTTTAATATGTACATAAAAGTGATTTTGACTTAAATTTTTGTAACCAATTGTATCATATAATGTTAATGtgccaattttacttttatgcaggTATTGGTTGGAGAGTCTATTGTGAAACAAAACGATCCTAGGAAGGGAATCACCAACCTCTTTGGCAAAGATATATCTCTCAGTTGAATTCACCAAACATTTCTTGAGATATTTGAGTCAACAGATTTTGCTAGAGTCCTTGATCTGCTCATTTCTACCTTTTATTGTATTAAATTATCAAACTCTTATTAGTAGTAAACTTATGCCAAAATAAATTAATGTATATCTAAGGATGCTTTTCAACCAAATATATGGTTTTGTCCCATTGGATTTATTCAATCTTACATAAATTCTTAGCATGTTCCATTGTTCCTTAATCTTATTCTTGTGGCTGTGTTGTAAATGTAAAGAATTATTGGTTCTTTCATTATAAGAATTCTGTTTGCATGTGTGATTATTGATCATAGCAAATCAGTGTGAATAACTAGTAGAATAACATAAGTTACAAGTTTAGGTACTCTCTAGTTTGATTCTACTTCCCTTTGCTCACTTGAAGTATCACATTTTCTAAATTCATTCCGAGATTCAGAGATTTAAAGCTCAACCATGAGACATGGCACTTTATAAATACATGATATATAAATTTCTCACAAATACTAATAAGGACTCAAATAAATAAACTAAGTGAGAAGAATGAATCTACAAAAGCTACTAGCTCCCTAGTATCTGATTCCCTTGGCAACCTCAAAAAAATGTGCTACATTCTCCTCAGGAGTTCCTACAACAATTCCATGACCAAGATTCAAGATATGCTTCCCTCTACCTGCTTTTCTCACAGTATCATTTATTCTCTCAGTGATGAACTCTTTTGAACCAAAAAGAACACCAGGATCCACGTTCCCCTGCACTGCCATGTTTGCACCCAACCTTTTTCGTCCCTCGGCCATGTCCACTGTCCAATCCAAACTAACTACGTCGACACCTGTCAATGCTAGCCTCTCAAGCAAACCCCCTGAACCGCTCGCATAGAGGATTATAGGTAGTTCTGGATGAGTTTTCTTCACAGTATCTACAATCTGCTTCAAGTACGGTAAGCTGAATTCTTCGAAATCGACTGGACTCAATTCTGTGGCCCATGAGTCGAAGATTTGAACCGCTTGAGCACCGTTGTCGGCTTGGTATTGAACATATCTTGCCATTGATGATGTGAATTTCTGTAGTAATGAATGGAGGACCTGTGGAAGGATCATGGTTCGATTAAAGGCATGGAAGTTACAAGCAAACTACatatttgcttttgtttttgtttcctATTTTCACTTTCAATGTTATgtttacaaaattttttaaaggaaaaaaagtaaaaataataaaatcttattttctgtttatgtttCACTTTATATGAATAGGATCAAGCTTAAGTCTTAGATTCGCAACAGAGCTGAAGACTTCTAGCATCATGTCCAAGTAACTACTGATAGGCCAACAAGAATGTGTTTACCTTGGGTTCGGAGAAAGCTAATCTCTTTATTTTTGAGAAGTGTTTCGATGAGCCTCCTTCAACCACATATGATGCGAGGGTGAATGGAGCCCCAACAAAACCAAGAACCGCTGCTTTATTATCCACCTGCAATCATCATACAGCTTTTGATATTCAATAAGGGCAGAGAAATAGTAGTTTTGTACCATGAGACATAAATATCAACCAAATTATCTTAAAAGCAACATTCTAGAGCTAAATAGGTTGATGAGTTCTCAAAATTATACACTTATTTGGGTAtctaatgacatatgacattaaTCGCAATTTTCATGTCATTACAACCTTCCACCAATGCCACACAGTCAGTATCCATCCATAATATAGTAATACACAGCTAGactttacaacaacaacaactaagcCTTGCCCACAAAATAAGGTTGCCTATTTGGATTAAAAAACGCCATGTGTCATATAATAAATGTTAATAGACAAATAATTTCCTCTCCTTTGTGTTTGACTGTACTGAAATGATGATGGTGTTAAAGAAAATCAGCCTGAATGAACAAAAGCAAATACGTGGAAACTCTTAAACGGGAATGGGACCAGTAAGATACCTCTTTCCTCAAAATTGTAAGTGCTTCACCAACATAAGGAACTGAATCTTCAGGAACAAACTCTCTCACTTGATCGACCTGTGCGGCTGAGCGAATCGGATCAAATATGATAGGACCCTTACCCTTCACAATATCAAAGGGTATGTTCATTCCGGAAAGTGGGGTAAGAATGTCCGAGAATAAAATCACCTGTCGCACAATCATACGAAGCAAACTATTATTGCTATTGAATGATGATGAAATGAAAATCATAACACAATGCCATAAATAAGTATAGAAATGAGCGTTAAGAGAGTTATCTTACCCCATCAGGCTTGAAAACATTCCATGGTTGCAATGAAATTTCCACTACAAGATCAACATTTTCAGATCTTTCGCGAAATGAGGGATATTTCTCACAGATGATTTGGTAACTCTGTTTAATAAAGTTCGGTAAATTAGAACTACTTTCAGCGAAGAAGAAAACTCATATTGCAGTGAATTGTGCATACTACAGTCAACTACATTGCAAGCCACAATAATCTAAAATCAAAATTTCAGTACCTAAACTCACAAACCACAATTAATGCAGGATGAAAACCAGCATGAACTGATAACTCTATTGATGCAATTGCAAATTTCGTACTTGAAGGACATATTGACATTTAAATTTGCACATGACAAAGAAAGTAGGAAAATTTGAAACATCAAATTCTAAAGACAAATCTATGCAAATTACAATTGAGTTGTTCTCATTGTATGAATTCCCAAATGCCGAAAACTATAATGCAAACAGAACCATTAACTGCATAAACCTGCCTTCATGTACCTCCCTGCTTGCCTCATGAGCCAAACCGGGGGCCTCTCAACATCTTCTCCACGAACTGCATTAAGCAAAAGTGGTTCAGCAGCAGCTGTGGCCTTCGCTTCAGCAACTGCTCCTACATGTAATTTTCAAGAATTCAGATTCCAGACAAACTCAAAAATCACTTAAACTCTCTGTGGAAGACATCAATACAAAATCAAGACTTTTGCTATGGACTGTTGAAAACGAAGAAACATGGTGTCAGCATTGTGAAATGTTGGATGAATGCATTTTATAGGATTAACAAAATCTGTCTACTAGAGTTCTGAGCTGTCTAAACTACAAATCTTCTATCTTTAGGCAGGATAATTCTACAGCAAAATTACCCTAAAAAGCTGCAAAAATGACATGCTTAAAAACCAAAATCATTAACTTTCCAGTATTCTACAAATGAGCTGGCATTAGGTCGAACAGGTGAAAAGCACAAAaaggagggaaaaaaaaaaaacaattctgCGAGAACACAAGCATAATTCACAAACCTACATTTCTAAAGCTAACACAATTTCAATGttggattaaaaaattaaaaagaacaatTGAGGAAAGAGTGATATAGAGAAAGGGAAGATTACCTCCAATGGAGCAAGTAATTGGGTGTCTAGATTTAAAGGAAAAATTGGAACTTGAAGAAGTAGTTCTTCTGGGGGTGGAGGAAGGAATATTGGGAGTGAGTATGGTGGAGGTGAAAGTGGTGTTGATGCAGGACATGGCTGAGGCTGAAGATTGAAGTGTTGGGTGTCCCTTTTGGTTGGCCAAAACCAAAGGGAAAGAGAGATAACAAAAAGGGGAAATCAATCAAGAACCTGATCTGATCCTTGCAAGAATCCACTAGACATTGACTTTCGCCATGTCAGCACTCCCTACCCTACTCCTCCAGAAACATAAATATtactatcaatttttttttttttttggtgactaaatatTACTATCAATTGatactaaattatatttttatgtttaaaagaaTTTCTAACTCTTGCTTTTCCGACAGGTGATAGTATATACTGTATAGgaaggttttttttttctctctgtttttttAATTCTaggataaattattaaattacacATAATAATTTTCTATTTGTTAGTATATACTCATTTTCTGTCTATTACATAATTGAGTTGTAATAGCATTAAAATAAGTTGTAAGAAAGTCATTTTTAATCTCCACAACCTCTCTATGCAGAGAGAAATCATAAAGAGGGAAAAACAATCATAAAAACTCATTTTCTTTTAACGTTAATGAATGGCATTTTTGTCATTGCAAATTTTGCAAttatagaaaacaaaataaaataaaaaatactaatacaCAAGGGAAAACTACAAGTATAAAAATCTATTAGTTATATTAATATACTAGTCACATAAAATAATTGTGTAATTTTAATAAACTGTGAGTGTAATTTATCCTATATACTATATAGGAAGCTAAGTACTATATTATTTAGCAGTTACATTATTTTCCTGCTATGACTTGCAAACATTCAAAAACCTATCATTGAATACTCTTCATGATGCCCTAAACAAGCCAGTCAACATTGGACAAGCTTACTATAAATAATCTTGCTGGTGGTGAAGTTCTTAATCTAAGGTCTGGTTTCCCTTTAACCAAGtttacttgattttttttttttatgtataaaagttaatttttttagggGATAAGAATCTctatagttttacttttatttatcattttttgtgaAAAAGCAGGAACAGACATCCACATTTTCTACAAAGTCCTCTTTCAAGCTTCAGTCATAAAAGATATTGTGCACAAtataaacatgcaacctcaacTTTTTTCATCTAGCAACATCAAAGCATTATATTCATTTCATATTAAGTGATTTGATCTCATTACAATAGAAGACATTTACATTGGCTAGTGGCTAATTGCTATGGACCAACATTTGACCAAAATATATATGGATTGATGAAAACCATCACTCTTTATCTTAAATTACATATCAACAAAAAAAACCAAGAGAGATTGTATTCTTCAAGCTCCATGATGCAAAGATCTTCATTGGTACAAAACTCCATACCAATATCGTTTCTGTACAACAGACAAATAAAATAGCTTAGAAATTGGAAGTAACTAAAATTTTCCATCATTGCTAATACTATGATCCTTATATATTCACAATGATCTCAATACACAGTTTAAGTAGTTCATGTAATTCGCCTAGGAAATTATTGTTCAATGGACATATAAACATGCAGACATTAGAAAGGGGAATAAAAGGTTTTAATAGACACAATAGCATTGAAATTCGGGGTTAAATGCAAGTCGAATTGTACCAAAAAGAAATTGACAAGTTGAATAAGAattaagcagaaaaaaaaaaaagaaaacagataCAAGGAGAATGGAAGAAAGTTAAGTACCATATTCACAAAACAGTCATTCATCATCTTAATTCTCCTAATCAGAGTCTATAAATGTGACTTTTCCTTTGGCCTGTAAACCATGCGAACAAATCATGACTGAAAATGATGTTCATATAAAACTAACTGCACAACTTGACAGTGGAAAATGGAATCCATCATGACTTATAAGAAGGCAAACCTTATCGCCATCGTTGTTCTCAAGATTCTCAACCAATGCTGATTCAGCCTCATCATCCACCTGCACCGTTTCATCTTGTCATGGATAGAGTGTGAATCTTGAACTCAAACAAACGAACACCATCAATTAAACTTGAGTAAAACAAACAACCGTTTGAGGATCATGATCGACAATGGAACAATTTGTTCAATGTGATAGTTTAAGCATAACAAATTCAGAAATTCCTAAGTGAAACTGCACAAGTGGTGTTAACTTCAATGAATTCTCAGGATCCCAAAACCATTAAGCAAGAACAGAGGAAATAAGTTTCAATTCTAACAAATACGAAAACACTATTTTGGTGTATCAGATTTTTCTGTTACCTTTATGATCTCTTCAGCCTCCTTCCTCAAAGTATCTTTGTAGTAACCGTCCATTACTCTAGCATGAAATACATATGGAAATTTCTCCtgaaaagaacaaaaaaaggaaATCATGCTTCAAAGGAAACACAAACTTCATGTCAAAGATATTAGAAGGCCGAAAGGTTTTACCGAGTCATTCATGCTTTTCCACTTCTCAAACCCCATCCTTTCAACCATAAGCAAATTGTTTAGTTGATGATTCTCCGCAAATTGTTCCCTGGCAAAGAAAGCTAATCAATATGAACATGAATTTTACCACAAACCAAACATGAAAACCTCATTTCAATCGCAAACAAAGATTGTAGTTATTcaacataaaaaaagaaacagAATTTTAAATCTACATCATATTTTTAAATGGAAAGAACACGGCTACATAAAGCAAAACCTTAATTGACAACATGTTTGAACATGAATCCCATCTATAACAACAAAGCCTCATAAAACTTCATCGCTTAGCTATATGAATCAAATGGTGATTTACTATCCTATCATGAATCATGTTTACATTCAAAAAACTAAACATATATCAAATATAAAACCATTCATGTGGATCAGTCAAATACCTTACCCCATGTTTACattcaaaaaattaaactttaaagaTGTCAAAGCACAAACATGGCACCAGAACGCAATTGAAAGTTCATTGATACTCCACTAAACAAACATGGGGTCAAACAAAATATAAGATCATGAACACTTGAGGGTAAGAGAGGGAGAAAGTTACATAAACAAACGGAAAGCAGAACGAGGCTGATCAAAAAAACGTGGCTTGGATTCGGGAAGTGATTTAGTTTCAACCATTCCTCTAAACCTCTTAGGCTCCATCTTGTGCTCACAATCATGAATATCAGCCAATGCAATCGCCACAGAAACCCCACACGTACCActacacaaaaataaataaaattagggaagaaaaaaaaaaagaaaatagggaCATAGAAAGATTTGTTTGCATGCAATGAGCGAATACCATTTCTGAAAGGCGCTTCCATCTGGAGCTCGTAGAAGGGGAAATACCCTTTTCCTTGCTCTTGGTCTTGCTGCCATGGATGAAGAAGCTTTGTTTGTAGCACTACATGCAATAGTTCGTTGTTGGTGTGGGAAGTAAAAGGTTCGAACTTGAGGCTGTCATCGTTATCAGGATTTGATGCTGAAAAATGGGGTGTGctttgaaattgaaaatgaagTTGCTTTATTTTTTGGGGCACTGCGAACTCAGTAGCGAAGAGCACTCAACAGTTTCGAGCTTTGGTGGGAAAGTAGCGCGCATTCTCCTCCGTACTttgtaaatttctttttttttttttaactaaaatttacatttttaacCAAATATTttacccccttttttttttatctttagacTTTAGAGTCTTTATAACTTTAAATCAGTTAATATGatgataaataatttagattctAAGATTATAAAATATTCTTTTTGATAATAATCTCATAAAATAGGTGGTCGATTGGAAAAAGAATAAGATTATCTATCACAATTTGATGTcttttttactgttcttctaattAAATTATCATACGTGTATCgattttattaatcaaatgaagaaaagttaaaattaattttttttaattaatacatgTATCATAAATGT is a window from the Arachis hypogaea cultivar Tifrunner chromosome 17, arahy.Tifrunner.gnm2.J5K5, whole genome shotgun sequence genome containing:
- the LOC112762528 gene encoding uroporphyrinogen decarboxylase isoform X1, whose protein sequence is MSCINTTFTSTILTPNIPSSTPRRTTSSSSNFSFKSRHPITCSIGGAVAEAKATAAAEPLLLNAVRGEDVERPPVWLMRQAGRYMKSYQIICEKYPSFRERSENVDLVVEISLQPWNVFKPDGVILFSDILTPLSGMNIPFDIVKGKGPIIFDPIRSAAQVDQVREFVPEDSVPYVGEALTILRKEVDNKAAVLGFVGAPFTLASYVVEGGSSKHFSKIKRLAFSEPKVLHSLLQKFTSSMARYVQYQADNGAQAVQIFDSWATELSPVDFEEFSLPYLKQIVDTVKKTHPELPIILYASGSGGLLERLALTGVDVVSLDWTVDMAEGRKRLGANMAVQGNVDPGVLFGSKEFITERINDTVRKAGRGKHILNLGHGIVVGTPEENVAHFFEVAKGIRY
- the LOC112762530 gene encoding high mobility group B protein 2: MAARPRARKRVFPLLRAPDGSAFQKCGTCGVSVAIALADIHDCEHKMEPKRFRGMVETKSLPESKPRFFDQPRSAFRLFMEQFAENHQLNNLLMVERMGFEKWKSMNDSEKFPYVFHARVMDGYYKDTLRKEAEEIIKVDDEAESALVENLENNDGDKAKGKVTFIDSD
- the LOC112762529 gene encoding indole-3-glycerol phosphate synthase, chloroplastic; this encodes MEGLTSLKVPFQAFSSSSRPRSWITSTQVNVSRRNPFFTFSVRAQVESTEGSATIAATSAESVVEALKVKEWEVGMFQDEVAASQGIRIRRRPPTGPPLHYVGPFEFRLQNEGNTPRNILEEIVWNKDVEVSQLKERKPLISLKKDLENAPPVRDFIGALRAAHERTRLPGLIAEVKKASPSRGVLRENFDPVEIAQAYERGGAACLSVLTDQKYFKGSFENLELIRKAGVKCPLLCKEFIIDAWQLYYARIKGADAVLLIAAVLPDLDIKYMIKICKILGLAALVEVHDEKEFDRVLGIEGIELIGINNRNLETFEVDIANTKKLLEGERGKIVRERNIIMVGESGLFTPNDIAYVQEAGVKAVLVGESIVKQNDPRKGITNLFGKDISLS
- the LOC112762528 gene encoding uroporphyrinogen decarboxylase isoform X2, encoding MSCINTTFTSTILTPNIPSSTPRRTTSSSSNFSFKSRHPITCSIGVAEAKATAAAEPLLLNAVRGEDVERPPVWLMRQAGRYMKSYQIICEKYPSFRERSENVDLVVEISLQPWNVFKPDGVILFSDILTPLSGMNIPFDIVKGKGPIIFDPIRSAAQVDQVREFVPEDSVPYVGEALTILRKEVDNKAAVLGFVGAPFTLASYVVEGGSSKHFSKIKRLAFSEPKVLHSLLQKFTSSMARYVQYQADNGAQAVQIFDSWATELSPVDFEEFSLPYLKQIVDTVKKTHPELPIILYASGSGGLLERLALTGVDVVSLDWTVDMAEGRKRLGANMAVQGNVDPGVLFGSKEFITERINDTVRKAGRGKHILNLGHGIVVGTPEENVAHFFEVAKGIRY